The sequence AAAAAACTAAAAAAGCATCCAAATAGTAACTATTTGCAGCATACAAAGAATGAAATTGAACGGTTTTTTCACTCTAAATGGTACTCCGTGCTTACTGATATAGGCCCAGAATTCCTTATAAAAAAGCTTAATGAGGAGGTCATATAATGACAGCAAAAGAATATTTAAGTAAGGCCTATAGGCTAGACCAAAGGATAAACAGTAAACTTGAACAAGTGGCTTCACTTAATGAATTGGCTATGAAAGCCACTTCTACCCTATCAGATATGCCAAAGAATCCAAGTGGGACAACTTCTAAAATGGAAGATGTAATCTGTAAGATTATAGATTTACAGAATGAGATTAATAAAGACATTGATGAATTAGTAGATTTAAAGAAAAATATAGTAAATATAGTTAAGGTTGTTCCTAATTCAGAGCATCAAATGGTTTTAGAACTTCGTTACCTCTGCTTTAAAACATGGGAGGAAATTGCTGTTGAGATGGGTTATAGTGTTAGAAATATTTATAATTTACATGGTGCAGCTTTAAAAGAAATTCCCCCAATAAAAACTTTGCAGTGAATTTCACTATTTTGCATTAGCCTTTTATGATATTATTATAATTAGGAAAATATATTTAAAACCTTCACGGGAAAATCTGTGGAGGTTTTTTTATTTAAAAAATCGAGGTGATTCAATGCCAAGGAAACCTAAGAGACCTTGTTCCTATCCTGGGTGTCCTATCCTAACCGATGATAGGTACTGTGAAGAACATAATAGTTTGATGAACAGGAACTACAACAAGTACCAGCGGGACCCAGAGTCAAACAAAAGGTATGGTAGGTCTTGGAAGCGGATTAGGGACAGATATATTAAACTTCACCCCCTCTGCGAAGAATGTGAGAAACATGGCCGACTAACTAAGGCTGAAGAAGTCCATCATATCCTCCCCCTATCCAAAGGTGGAAGCAATGACTTCTCTAACCTAATGAGTCTATGCAAGAGCTGCCACTCAAGCATAACAGCCAAGAGCGGTGACAGGTGGGGGTAGTAAATCTCTAGAACTAAGCATCCTGGACAGCGGCGGGGAGTTCCGTGTAAAAAAATGCAGTTTCAAAGGGGGGAATAGGGCAGCAAAAAAGTGAGGTGTTTTAATATATGGCAAAAGACGGTACTAATAGAGGTGGTGCTCGTATTGGAGCAGGGGCTAAAAAGAAACCACTAGCAGATAAAATCGCTGAAGGAAATCCTGGTGGCAGAGCCCTTACAGTTATGGAATTTAAAAATACAGCAGACCTAGAAGGTGAAGAAATGCCAGAGCCAAATAAGATGCTAGAGGCTATTCAAAAGGATGGTAAAACCTTAGTTGCTGGTGAAGTTTTTAGAGACACTTGGAAATGGCTACATGAAAGAGGTTGTTCCTCCCTCGTATCCCCTCAGCTTTTAGAAAGGTATGCCATGAGTGTAGCTAGATGGATTCAATGCGAGGAAGCTATAACTGAATTTGGATTTCTAGCAAAGCATCCTACAACTGGAAATGCTATTCAAAGTCCATATGTTGCTATGGGACAAAACTATATGGCCCAAACTAATAGGTTATGGCTTGAGATATTCCAGATTGTAAAGGAAAATTCTCTAGCCGAATATTCTGGCGCAAATCCTCAAGATAATGTTATGGAAAGACTTCTTACTGCTAGAAATAATAAATAATTGGAGGTATAAAATGAAAAAACAGTTAACAGCTGAAAGTGTATGTATTGGTCATCCTGATAAGCTATGCGATTTAATTGCTGATAATATTTTAGATGCGGCTTTTAGAAAAGATAAATCTTCTAGGGTAGCTTGTGAGGTAATGGCAACCAAAGGAAAAATTATCGTGGCGGGCGAAATCACCTGTAGCGAAAAACTAGATATTAAATACATTGTTAGACGAACTTTAAAAGATGTAGGATATAACCCTCGTAAGTTTTCAATTTATGTATTTTTAAATAATCAAAGTGCTGATATTGCTGCTGGAGTAGATAATGCCATTGAAATAAGAAATGGCGAAAAGGATCCATATAGCTTAATTGGTGCTGGGGATCAAGGGACTATGTATGGTTATGCGACAAATGAAACTAAAGAGATGCTTCCCCTCCCTCTTGTCTTATCTCATAGAATTGTAAAAAGACTTGATAAGGCAAGAAAGGATAAATTAATAAAGGGAATCTTTCCAGATGGTAAAGCTCAGGTTACTGTAGAATACGATAGGGATAAACCAGTAAGAGTAAAAACTATAGTTATATCTATCCATCACCATAAAGATAAATCTTATGAGGAATTAAAAAAAGAAATTTTAAATCTTGTCCTCTACCCTGCTTTTGAAGATTTTCCTTTTGATGATGATACTGAAATATTAATAAACCCTTCTGGCAGATTTGTTATTGGTGGACCTACTGCTGATACAGGTTTAACAGGAAGAAAGCTAATGGTTGATACCTACGGTGGCCTTGCCTCCCACGGTGGCGGTGCTCTTTGTGGGAAAGATCCAACCAAAGTTGATAGAAGTGGTGCTTATATGGCTAGATATATAGCGAAACATATAATATGGAGCGATTTTGCAGATAAATGTGAAGTCGCTCTTTCTTATGCCATTGGGAAAGCAAATCCAGTTGCTTTTTCAATTAATACCTTTGGAACTAGTAAAGTTCCCGATGAAATATTAACCCTTGCTGCAGAGGAAGTATTTAATTTAAAACCTGCAGCAATTATTGAAAACCTAAGGCTTAGGGATATACATTATTCTGATACTTCCACTTATGGACATTTCAATAGCCCCTTATTCCCTTGGGAAAATGTTGATAAATACAATGAATTAAAAAAGGCGGTGGAAAAATATGCAGATAGAAAAAATTAGTGTTGATAAGCTTAATCCTGCTCCATATAATCCAAGGAAAGATTTAAAGCCTGGAGACCCCGAATATGAAAAATTAAAAAACTCTATTCTTACCTTTGGATATGTTGAACCAGTTCTGTGGAATAAAAGAACTGGAAATATCATAGGTGGTCATCAACGATTTAAAATATTAGTGGAGCTTGGCAAAACTGAAATAGATTGTGTTGTAGTAGATATAGATGCAGAAAATGAAAAGGCATTAAATATTGCTCTTAATAAAGTAAGCGGTGATTGGGATAAGGATAAATTAATGCTTTTAATTACAGATTTACAAGGAGTAGATTTTGATGTCTCACTTACAGGCTTTGACCCTGCTGAACTAGATGACCTTTTTAAAGATTCGCTAAAGGATAATATTAAAGAAGATAATTTTGATATAGAAGAAGAACTTAAAAAAACTGCCATTTCAAAGCTTGGTGATTTATGGCTTCTTGGCAATCACAGGCTTATCTGTGGTGATAGTACCAACCCTAAAACCTACGAAGATTTAATGGATGGCAAACTAGCAAACCTAACAGTTACAGACCCACCCTATAATGTTAATTATGAAGGAAGTGCTGGAAAAATTAAAAATGACAATATGGAGAATGATGCCTTTTACAACTTTCTGCTTGCTTCCTTTCAAGGTATGGAAAGTGTGATGGCAAAAGATGCTTCTATTTATGTATTCCATGCAGATACCGAAGGCTTAAATTTTAGAAAGGCATTCTCTGAGGCTGGTTTTTATCTTTCTGGAACTTGTATATGGAAAAAGCAATCCTTAGTTTTGGGTCGCTCTCCTTACCAATGGCAACACGAACCAGTTCTCTTTGGATGGAAAAAGAAAGGTAAGCATAATTGGTACTCTGATAGAAAACAAACCACCATTTGGGAATTTGAAAAGCCCAAAAGAAACAAAGACCATCCAACTATGAAGCCAGTGGCACTTATAGCCTACCCTATTTTAAATTCAAGTTTGACTAATTGTATTGTTCTCGACCCCTTCGGAGGTTCTGGAAGTACACTTATTGCCTGCGAGCAAACAGATAGGATTTGCCATATAATTGAACTTGATGAAAAATATACAGATGTAATTGTTAAAAGATATATTGAGCAAGTCGGCTCCCATGAAGAAGTTTATTTAATTAGAAATGGAGAGAAGATTAAATATAAAGATATAGAAGGTGTTCTAAATGAAGCATAAGGAATTAACCTTCATAGACTTCTTTGCAGGAGTTGGCGGTTTTAGGCTAGGATTTGAACAAGCTGGATTTAAATGTATAGGCTTTTGTGAAAAAGACAAATTTGCAGTTAATTCATATAGAGCCATGTTTGATACAGAAGGAGAGTGGTTTAGGGATGACATTACAAAAATCAAATCAGAAGAAATCCCATATGCAGATATTTGGTGTGGAGGAACTCCTTGCCAGGATGTTTCAATTGCAGGACAAAGAAAAGGATTATCAGGAGACCGAAGTGGTCTCTTTTTTAAATTCATTGAACTCCTCAAAAGTAAAGATGAAAAAGATAAACCCACATTCATTGTCCTTGAAAATGTTAAAGGACTTCTATCAAGTCACAGAGGATTCGATTTTACAGAATATCTCCATCAAGTTTCCCAAGCTGGGTATGATGCAATCTGGCAAGTGCTTAACTCTAAAGACTTTGGAGTCCCCCAAAACCGAGAAAGAGTATTCATTATTGGATATCTTAGAAACAGAGGTAGACGAAAAATATTACCTATCGAAGGAGAAAACCAATCAGCTATTAAGCAAATTATAGGTGGATGCCAAGGTGATAGACTATTAGACCCCAAAGGAATATCCTGCACCCTTACTGGAAATGGTGGTGGCTGGGGTGGAAAAACTGGACTTTACTTTATAGATCAATCCAATACTAAGACAAAAATTACAGAAAACTCAAGATGTATAACTTCAAGATATACTGCAGGAATAGTAAATAGAACTGCATCTAATAGTGCTGTTTTAGAAAGTCCTGTAATTAAAGTTAGAAACGGAACTAAAAAAGGATATGCCAAGGCTTGCCTTGGAGATGGTATAAGTTTAGCTTACCCTAATAGCAAAACAAGAAGAGGAAGGGTTGGAAAAGGTGTAGCACAAACTCTTGACACATCTTGTATGCAAGGAACTTTAACTAAAGACTGCAGAATTAGAAGGCTTACACCAAAGGAATGCTTTAGACTTCAAGGGTTTCCAGATGAATTATTTGAAAAGGCTAAAGAATTAAACTCTGATGCCCAACTATATAAACAAGCTGGAAATGCAGTTACTGTAAATGTGGCCTATGAGATTGCCAATTCTATTAAAAACTCAAAATCTAAAGAAACTCCTAAATAATCAAGGCCACAGTTTGCCCTGTGTGCCCTTTAAAGAAAGCTTTCGAACATTACCTCGGCCAATATTTAAATATAACTTGCTATTTACATCCCTTTGAGTGATATATGGTACAACTACATTATTTGGAGGGATTAGAGTGGATAGAAAAGAATTAGTTAAAATCCTAGGTGAACACTTAGGAGTAAAACCAAAATATCTAGGAGTACCAAACTTTAACTACCAAGTCGGGGAATTTATAATAGACAGAGAAGGGAGAATTCTAACAAAGGCAGGTGATGAATTGAAACTTGAAGAAATATTGAATTCAGCTGAAAAAGAAACTACAACTGTTGAAATAACCATCCCTTTAGAAGGTCATAGTGAGAATACATTAAAGACTTTAATTAATATGATTTATAGCAAACAAACTCTTATTAAACAATCATTTCAACTCAATAAAAACCTAGTGGAAAAAGAAACAGTCGAAAAATTAAATGCAGCTGAAACCATGGAGGAATTTAAAGATATTCTTGTAAGTCAAAATATTAAAATAGATGATGAAAATATTATTTTTACAATAAACACAGATTTAGTTAGAGCTGCCACCCTATTCTTTGGACTATTAAATGAGAAATCAAAGGAATTAAAATATGCATCATCAAAGCCAACTGAAACAGATAATGAAAAATATGCTTTTAGAACCTGGCTTATGAGACTTGGAATGATTGGTGATGAATATAAGGAAACCAGAAAAGAATTACTACAAAATCTCAATGGAAACTCTGCCTTTAGAAATGTAGGTGAAAGCCATGAATAGAAGAAAACTAAAAGTATATGAAGCACCTACTGGAACAACTAAAAGAATTCCTTATATAAGACTTCAAGGTAAATGGCTTCTAGAACTTGGCTTTGAAACTGGGGATAATATAATAGTTAAAGAAGAAGAAGGTAAATTAATAATAGAGCATGGAGATGTGCTAGAAAATGAATAAACCTAAATGTAAATTAATCGGTGAAGATGGAAATGTTTTTAATCTTATGGGCATCGCTTATAAAACTTTAAAAAGAGCAAATTTAAAAGAAGAAGCCGATGAAATGATAAAAAGAATAATGGAATCTGGATCTTATATGAAGGCCCTAGCCATTATTTCTGAGTATGTTGAAATAGTATAAAACACTGTGTTTCTTTTGAAAATAGTACTTGCTATTTATCCCTTTCTGAGTGATATATGTATGTAACAAAAAAACACACAGGAAGGGGATAGGAACAATGCTTACAAGGAACTTTGGAATTGAAATTGAACTTACAGGAATAACAAGGGAAAAGGCTGCAAGAGTTATAGCTGAACATTTAGAAGGAATCATTAGAAAGGATAGCGGAAACTACAAGGTTACTACACCAGACGGAAGAACCTGGCAGGTAGTTTATGACGGAAGCCTAAGATGCCAAAGAAAAGCAAATGGCCAAAAGGTTGCAGCAGAAAGAGAATACAGTGTAGAAATAGTTAGCCCAATCTTAACCTACAAAAAAGACATAGAGAGTTTACAAGAGTTAGTGAGAAAAATAAGAAAGGCTGGAGGATTTGCAAACAGCTCTGCGGGAATACACATTCACCTAAATGGAGCCGACCATACACCAAGAAGCCTTAGAAACTTTGTAAACATTATCTACTCAAGGAACGACCTGCTTTACTCAAGCCTACAGATAGAGCCAAGCAGAATGAGATATTGTAAAGCCCTAGACGAGAAATTAGTGGAAAGAATGAACAAGAAAAAACCTACAACTTTTAAAGAAATTGAGGACATTTGGTACGAAGGCTACTACTCAAGTAGGGGTAGACATTACCATGACAGTCGCTACCACTTCCTAAACTTACACAGTTTTTTCAACGGGGTAGGAACAGTAGAGCTTAGGGGTTTCAACGGAACCCTTCACGCAGGAAAAATTAGAACCTACATCCTTTTGGCCCTAGCCATGAA is a genomic window of Acidilutibacter cellobiosedens containing:
- a CDS encoding DNA cytosine methyltransferase; the protein is MKHKELTFIDFFAGVGGFRLGFEQAGFKCIGFCEKDKFAVNSYRAMFDTEGEWFRDDITKIKSEEIPYADIWCGGTPCQDVSIAGQRKGLSGDRSGLFFKFIELLKSKDEKDKPTFIVLENVKGLLSSHRGFDFTEYLHQVSQAGYDAIWQVLNSKDFGVPQNRERVFIIGYLRNRGRRKILPIEGENQSAIKQIIGGCQGDRLLDPKGISCTLTGNGGGWGGKTGLYFIDQSNTKTKITENSRCITSRYTAGIVNRTASNSAVLESPVIKVRNGTKKGYAKACLGDGISLAYPNSKTRRGRVGKGVAQTLDTSCMQGTLTKDCRIRRLTPKECFRLQGFPDELFEKAKELNSDAQLYKQAGNAVTVNVAYEIANSIKNSKSKETPK
- a CDS encoding P27 family phage terminase small subunit, encoding MAKDGTNRGGARIGAGAKKKPLADKIAEGNPGGRALTVMEFKNTADLEGEEMPEPNKMLEAIQKDGKTLVAGEVFRDTWKWLHERGCSSLVSPQLLERYAMSVARWIQCEEAITEFGFLAKHPTTGNAIQSPYVAMGQNYMAQTNRLWLEIFQIVKENSLAEYSGANPQDNVMERLLTARNNK
- a CDS encoding amidoligase family protein; amino-acid sequence: MLTRNFGIEIELTGITREKAARVIAEHLEGIIRKDSGNYKVTTPDGRTWQVVYDGSLRCQRKANGQKVAAEREYSVEIVSPILTYKKDIESLQELVRKIRKAGGFANSSAGIHIHLNGADHTPRSLRNFVNIIYSRNDLLYSSLQIEPSRMRYCKALDEKLVERMNKKKPTTFKEIEDIWYEGYYSSRGRHYHDSRYHFLNLHSFFNGVGTVELRGFNGTLHAGKIRTYILLALAMNNQALTQKSASSKNPQIENPKFAMRTWLNRIGFIGEDFKNPREHLVKHLEGSAAWRFQELA
- a CDS encoding DUF1492 domain-containing protein; the encoded protein is MTAKEYLSKAYRLDQRINSKLEQVASLNELAMKATSTLSDMPKNPSGTTSKMEDVICKIIDLQNEINKDIDELVDLKKNIVNIVKVVPNSEHQMVLELRYLCFKTWEEIAVEMGYSVRNIYNLHGAALKEIPPIKTLQ
- a CDS encoding SymE family type I addiction module toxin; its protein translation is MNRRKLKVYEAPTGTTKRIPYIRLQGKWLLELGFETGDNIIVKEEEGKLIIEHGDVLENE
- a CDS encoding virulence-related protein, whose protein sequence is MDRKELVKILGEHLGVKPKYLGVPNFNYQVGEFIIDREGRILTKAGDELKLEEILNSAEKETTTVEITIPLEGHSENTLKTLINMIYSKQTLIKQSFQLNKNLVEKETVEKLNAAETMEEFKDILVSQNIKIDDENIIFTINTDLVRAATLFFGLLNEKSKELKYASSKPTETDNEKYAFRTWLMRLGMIGDEYKETRKELLQNLNGNSAFRNVGESHE
- a CDS encoding HNH endonuclease — encoded protein: MNRNYNKYQRDPESNKRYGRSWKRIRDRYIKLHPLCEECEKHGRLTKAEEVHHILPLSKGGSNDFSNLMSLCKSCHSSITAKSGDRWG
- the metK gene encoding methionine adenosyltransferase, with product MKKQLTAESVCIGHPDKLCDLIADNILDAAFRKDKSSRVACEVMATKGKIIVAGEITCSEKLDIKYIVRRTLKDVGYNPRKFSIYVFLNNQSADIAAGVDNAIEIRNGEKDPYSLIGAGDQGTMYGYATNETKEMLPLPLVLSHRIVKRLDKARKDKLIKGIFPDGKAQVTVEYDRDKPVRVKTIVISIHHHKDKSYEELKKEILNLVLYPAFEDFPFDDDTEILINPSGRFVIGGPTADTGLTGRKLMVDTYGGLASHGGGALCGKDPTKVDRSGAYMARYIAKHIIWSDFADKCEVALSYAIGKANPVAFSINTFGTSKVPDEILTLAAEEVFNLKPAAIIENLRLRDIHYSDTSTYGHFNSPLFPWENVDKYNELKKAVEKYADRKN
- a CDS encoding site-specific DNA-methyltransferase, with protein sequence MQIEKISVDKLNPAPYNPRKDLKPGDPEYEKLKNSILTFGYVEPVLWNKRTGNIIGGHQRFKILVELGKTEIDCVVVDIDAENEKALNIALNKVSGDWDKDKLMLLITDLQGVDFDVSLTGFDPAELDDLFKDSLKDNIKEDNFDIEEELKKTAISKLGDLWLLGNHRLICGDSTNPKTYEDLMDGKLANLTVTDPPYNVNYEGSAGKIKNDNMENDAFYNFLLASFQGMESVMAKDASIYVFHADTEGLNFRKAFSEAGFYLSGTCIWKKQSLVLGRSPYQWQHEPVLFGWKKKGKHNWYSDRKQTTIWEFEKPKRNKDHPTMKPVALIAYPILNSSLTNCIVLDPFGGSGSTLIACEQTDRICHIIELDEKYTDVIVKRYIEQVGSHEEVYLIRNGEKIKYKDIEGVLNEA